tcattgtgttatggttctatcacaaaccattgagattacgaagttatggttttgggctcgtgagtgtctctcaataactagctgagtgcttgtacgataattatatcaatgcagtaccaattaaggcgtgtagcatctcctatgctccttaacatcacagctatgtcgaattatcgcacccagataactccataccagtgaaccggtttgtaactccgcttcatatcgtacctgaatggtactttttagcatattatgcggtgttaaaagtaatcccatccaaaaccggtggtttgttagtatttatgtcctctctcattaacttagctcttttatctgaaattcgagctttgaatactcgaatgttgatacgacaacattttatgactcgaaatgtagtcagtggatgggtaattatttgggtatacagtatgatcttcttgattattattggtagtgctattccacaagcgacttatatcttatatggtagattagctactatcgtatatcttactaccggattggttctatgcttatactaaatcaatagttataatgactacagcttccaagcaaacatgattaccgtgatattgaaatccaacacttttagctgtcttaagcagtccagtggggtggtggtgtactgcaatcataaagaacttggttgtctgtatctcataaccggagtcatcttcagtattctaggaactataatgtctttgtttattcgatttgagttatacagttctggatcgcggatcatttgtacagagacgatagctacttataatgtgataataacgatacatggcctagctatgatctttatgttcttaatgcctgctttgtacggaggatatggtaacttctttgtaccaatatatattggtggttcggaagtcgttttcccaagaactaacgcgatctcctattttctagtaccattagtgaactcttttggtctgatcctaagtacgcagtgagctaactagatacaaggaacttgacaagcattaatagatttatataaacgacaaggacatgagtctactggattttataatacagggttgaactgtgggttagtttcaatgcccaaggcagagcactggattggatacccagggaactgtgctcccattaataagaatcatattctaagtcaccaggc
This DNA window, taken from Besnoitia besnoiti strain Bb-Ger1 chromosome Unknown contig00086, whole genome shotgun sequence, encodes the following:
- a CDS encoding cytochrome b (encoded by transcript BESB_081200); translated protein: MVLGSYVELSHPDNSIPVNRFVTPLHIVPEWYFLAYYAVLKVIPSKTGGLLVFMSSLINLALLSEIRALNTRMLIRQHFMTRNVVSGWVIIWVYSMIFLIIIGSAIPQATYILYGRLATIVYLTTGLVLCLY